In one window of Vibrio sp. DW001 DNA:
- a CDS encoding SIR2 family protein translates to MDYEQYKASIKIDMQSCMENLQVQPILFVGSGMSQRYFDAPCWDKLMFDLAERCPLITKRFAYYQQQYEKDNTKIASVFADLYSEWAWEEGQGRFPDEMFEPEVTKDSYIKYEVVSYINNLADNFDIETNAYSAEIESLKKVKPHSIITTNYDNALEKIFPDYHKVVGQEIVRANYTSYGEILKIHGCSSKYDTVILTSEDYSDFNKRKKYLSAKLLTYFAEHPLFFFGYSGTDSNIKGILSDIDEILAPNNELIPNIYMVCFDSDSETKQDLPTEQLVTIDATRSVRLKVIYASEFKWIFDALSSCTPEITVNPRLMRSLLARTYQLVNSNLPKQELPFNFQMLQDIEENSELLPTLFGITQLTDAQMFNANFDFTLTAVAKKLGGSYWNYAENLLNTVWEDKGVNIKATDNRYHVTIKTGAKSFAHKYSQHTVDLLQKVKNKEDYEVEL, encoded by the coding sequence ATGGATTACGAACAATATAAAGCCTCCATAAAAATCGACATGCAATCATGTATGGAAAACCTACAAGTTCAACCAATTTTATTCGTAGGGTCTGGCATGTCACAGAGGTACTTTGATGCGCCTTGTTGGGATAAGTTAATGTTTGACTTGGCAGAGCGTTGCCCATTAATAACGAAACGTTTCGCCTATTACCAACAACAATATGAAAAAGATAATACCAAAATAGCGTCAGTTTTTGCAGACCTCTATTCGGAGTGGGCTTGGGAAGAAGGGCAAGGAAGGTTTCCCGATGAAATGTTCGAGCCAGAAGTCACAAAAGACAGTTATATCAAGTATGAGGTAGTATCTTACATAAATAATCTAGCAGATAATTTTGACATAGAAACTAACGCCTACTCTGCTGAAATTGAGTCACTTAAAAAAGTCAAACCTCATTCAATCATTACAACCAACTATGATAATGCATTAGAGAAGATATTCCCTGATTACCATAAAGTGGTAGGGCAAGAAATAGTAAGAGCAAACTACACATCATATGGTGAGATTCTCAAAATCCATGGGTGTTCGTCAAAGTACGACACTGTTATTTTGACCTCAGAAGATTACTCAGATTTTAACAAGCGGAAAAAGTATTTGAGTGCGAAGTTATTGACGTATTTTGCCGAACATCCACTATTCTTTTTTGGCTATAGTGGCACTGATTCGAATATCAAAGGTATCCTTTCTGATATAGATGAAATACTTGCTCCTAATAATGAGCTAATCCCCAATATTTATATGGTGTGCTTTGATTCTGATTCAGAGACGAAACAAGATCTGCCAACAGAGCAATTAGTTACCATAGATGCCACACGCAGTGTTCGCTTAAAAGTAATATATGCATCTGAATTTAAATGGATTTTTGATGCTTTATCGTCATGTACTCCAGAAATAACGGTTAATCCAAGATTAATGAGATCGTTATTAGCTCGAACTTATCAACTGGTTAACTCTAATTTGCCTAAACAAGAGTTGCCTTTTAATTTTCAAATGCTACAAGACATAGAAGAGAACTCTGAATTATTACCGACATTATTTGGCATAACTCAACTTACTGACGCCCAGATGTTTAATGCAAATTTCGATTTTACTCTAACAGCTGTAGCTAAGAAACTTGGGGGTAGTTATTGGAATTATGCAGAGAATTTACTGAATACTGTATGGGAAGATAAAGGGGTAAATATCAAAGCTACCGATAATAGATACCACGTAACCATTAAGACGGGCGCTAAGTCCTTTGCGCACAAATATTCTCAACATACCGTCGATTTGTTGCAGAAAGTGAAAAATAAAGAGGATTATGAGGTCGAACTTTAA
- a CDS encoding ogr/Delta-like zinc finger family protein — MYVTCPICYSKAHVISKQRQTAKQSEHLCQCSNLNCSSSFKVSLSLIGGINLPKKPEATC; from the coding sequence ATGTATGTAACGTGTCCGATTTGCTATTCCAAAGCGCACGTCATTAGCAAACAGAGACAAACAGCCAAGCAGAGCGAACATTTATGTCAGTGCTCTAACTTGAATTGCTCTTCTTCTTTCAAGGTATCTCTAAGCCTGATTGGAGGTATTAACCTTCCAAAGAAACCGGAGGCCACATGTTAG
- a CDS encoding P2 family phage major capsid protein: MDTNTDIKFRAYKDDKQKQYDTLNQDGGFYVESSQARGELIRMRKTDEFLNRINLVLVVRDMDNSIGLGSGKLIAARTDTAKGGTRIPRKINPSTGMPYECKQVNFDSAISYETMDAWAHHDDFNDCFEREMQKHANLDLIRVGFFGKETADDSDEALNPNGEDVTEGWIQALRDHREASILSPESEEIRIGEDGHYATVNEAVSAVKAKIAPRHRDVNDLIVLLGSDLVAHDAASFYQKRVDPKQPVHQIEMRQIKESYGAMPAFMPSCFPARGIMVTSFDNLSIYFLARAFRRSFGRRNDRLNRLESFESMSLCYIIEQLDKAAAIDFDAVKLNKSGVWK, encoded by the coding sequence ATGGACACAAACACAGATATTAAATTCCGCGCATACAAAGACGATAAGCAAAAACAATATGACACCCTTAACCAAGACGGGGGGTTTTATGTCGAGAGTTCACAGGCCAGAGGCGAACTCATCCGAATGAGAAAAACGGATGAATTTCTCAATCGCATCAACCTCGTTCTAGTGGTGCGAGATATGGACAATTCGATAGGCTTAGGCAGTGGCAAGCTCATTGCAGCACGTACCGATACTGCCAAGGGCGGAACACGCATACCGCGCAAAATAAACCCGAGCACTGGAATGCCTTATGAATGTAAACAAGTTAACTTTGATTCTGCTATCTCCTACGAAACGATGGATGCTTGGGCGCACCATGACGACTTTAACGACTGTTTTGAGCGTGAAATGCAAAAGCATGCGAACTTAGATTTAATCCGCGTCGGCTTTTTTGGTAAAGAGACCGCCGATGATTCCGACGAAGCACTTAACCCCAACGGCGAAGATGTAACAGAAGGTTGGATTCAAGCGTTAAGAGACCACAGAGAAGCGTCTATCCTAAGCCCAGAGAGCGAAGAGATACGCATCGGTGAAGATGGGCACTACGCAACCGTTAATGAAGCCGTGTCCGCTGTGAAGGCGAAAATAGCCCCCCGTCATCGTGACGTAAATGACCTCATTGTATTACTTGGCAGTGATTTAGTGGCTCATGATGCGGCAAGCTTCTATCAAAAACGTGTTGATCCTAAGCAACCCGTTCACCAAATAGAAATGCGACAAATCAAAGAGTCTTATGGTGCTATGCCTGCCTTTATGCCGTCCTGTTTTCCGGCACGGGGCATCATGGTGACCAGTTTTGACAACCTATCCATTTACTTCTTAGCCCGCGCCTTTAGACGTTCATTTGGAAGACGCAACGATAGACTCAACCGTCTAGAGAGCTTCGAATCAATGTCGTTGTGTTACATCATTGAGCAATTAGACAAAGCCGCTGCTATTGATTTTGACGCCGTAAAATTAAACAAGAGTGGTGTTTGGAAATAA
- a CDS encoding VOC family protein → MEAKISTINLGVADLERSYAFYHTELGLPTTRELDEGIILIQTSDTCLGLYLLDELKENDSIGSSGITLVHNTKRKEEVNEFLLRAEAAGGKIEQQAQDVFWGGYCGCFSDPDGYMWEITFEEG, encoded by the coding sequence ATGGAAGCTAAAATAAGTACTATAAATTTAGGAGTAGCGGATTTAGAGCGTTCCTATGCCTTTTATCATACAGAATTAGGATTGCCGACAACACGCGAGCTTGATGAGGGCATTATACTTATCCAAACATCTGACACTTGCTTGGGGCTATATTTATTGGATGAGTTGAAGGAAAACGATTCTATTGGTTCTTCAGGAATAACTCTGGTTCACAACACAAAAAGAAAGGAAGAAGTTAATGAATTCCTTCTCAGAGCGGAAGCTGCTGGCGGGAAAATAGAACAACAAGCACAAGATGTTTTTTGGGGTGGTTATTGTGGTTGTTTCTCTGATCCTGATGGTTATATGTGGGAGATTACTTTTGAAGAAGGTTAA
- the zur gene encoding zinc uptake transcriptional repressor Zur, which produces MFGKLVYYYKSPVLKVADLDIMLLEHVSGICEARGVRFTPQRKRVFELICTNKSASSAYDLLEQLKESEPQAKPPTIYRALDFLLEQGFIHKVESNNSFISCCSCGQNEHYSQLLICDQCGNVAELQDDNLMTLLAGNAEKHGFKITNHVLETHGTCKACLSIMKQ; this is translated from the coding sequence ATGTTTGGAAAATTAGTGTATTATTATAAAAGTCCAGTTTTAAAGGTGGCTGATTTGGACATTATGTTACTTGAGCATGTATCAGGTATTTGTGAGGCTCGTGGGGTTAGATTTACACCCCAGAGAAAAAGAGTATTTGAACTGATTTGCACCAATAAAAGTGCATCAAGTGCTTACGATCTACTGGAACAACTAAAAGAGAGTGAACCTCAAGCTAAGCCACCAACAATATATAGAGCGCTAGATTTTTTGCTAGAACAAGGGTTCATCCATAAAGTTGAATCTAATAATAGCTTTATATCCTGTTGCTCATGTGGTCAAAATGAGCATTACTCCCAACTTCTAATTTGTGACCAGTGTGGTAATGTTGCTGAACTACAAGATGATAATCTGATGACCTTGCTTGCTGGCAATGCCGAAAAGCACGGGTTCAAAATAACAAATCATGTCCTTGAAACACACGGTACCTGTAAAGCGTGTCTTTCAATCATGAAACAATAA
- a CDS encoding chemotaxis protein CheX produces the protein MRAEFVNPFLASLMNVLKTMASLELKPLKPRVKKDEIARGDVSGLIGMVGDKSKGSMSITFDEGLALEIMQNMLGERPNGINEEVTDMVGEITNMVTGGAKRILSDSGFEFDMATPIVVSGKGHTIRHKCDGAIIIMPFTSEWGNAFIEICFE, from the coding sequence ATGCGCGCTGAATTTGTAAACCCGTTTTTAGCTTCTTTGATGAACGTATTAAAAACAATGGCCTCCCTAGAGCTGAAACCGCTAAAACCGAGAGTCAAAAAAGATGAAATCGCTCGTGGTGATGTATCTGGCCTGATTGGTATGGTAGGTGACAAAAGTAAAGGCTCGATGTCTATTACTTTTGATGAAGGTCTCGCACTAGAGATCATGCAGAATATGCTGGGTGAACGTCCAAACGGTATTAATGAAGAAGTCACTGATATGGTGGGTGAAATCACAAATATGGTTACTGGTGGAGCGAAACGAATTTTATCTGATAGTGGCTTTGAATTTGATATGGCGACCCCTATCGTTGTATCCGGTAAAGGGCATACTATTCGCCATAAATGCGACGGGGCAATAATTATAATGCCTTTCACCTCCGAATGGGGTAACGCGTTTATTGAGATCTGCTTTGAATAA
- the pgi gene encoding glucose-6-phosphate isomerase, whose product MLKNINPTQTKAWKALTTHFESAQDMELDTLFALDEDRFENFSTKFGDDILVDYSKNLINQETMEKLFALADETELKAAIDAMFSGEKINQTEGRAVLHCALRNRSNKPVMLEGKDIMPDVNAVLTKIEGFTDRVISGDWKGYTGKAITDVVNIGIGGSDLGPYMVTEALTPYKNHLNMHFVSNVDGTHIVETLKKVNPETTLFLVASKTFTTQETMTNAHSARTWFLDTAGDEAHVAKHFAALSTNGKAVAEFGIDTENMFEFWDWVGGRYSLWSAIGMSIALCVGYDNYIELLAGAHDMDNHFSDTAFEKNVPVILALIGLWYNNFHGAESEAILPYDQYMHRFAAYFQQGNMESNGKYTDRNGEAVDYQTGPIIWGEPGTNGQHAFYQLIHQGTKLIPCDFIAPAISHNPAGDHHQKLMSNFFAQTEALAFGKSKGQVEAEFIAAGKTAEEVKDLVPFKVFEGNRPTNSILVKQITPRTLGNLLAMYEHKIFVQGVIWNIFSFDQWGVELGKQLASQILPELADESPIDSHDSSTNGLINAFKTYKA is encoded by the coding sequence ATGTTGAAAAATATTAATCCAACGCAAACAAAGGCTTGGAAAGCTTTAACAACGCATTTTGAATCAGCACAAGATATGGAACTTGATACGTTATTTGCATTAGACGAAGATCGTTTTGAAAACTTTTCTACTAAGTTTGGTGACGACATTCTGGTTGATTATTCAAAAAACTTAATCAATCAAGAGACAATGGAAAAATTGTTTGCTCTTGCCGATGAGACAGAACTGAAGGCAGCAATCGACGCGATGTTCTCGGGTGAGAAAATCAACCAAACAGAAGGCCGCGCAGTATTACATTGTGCTCTTCGTAACCGCAGTAACAAACCAGTCATGCTAGAAGGCAAAGATATCATGCCTGATGTAAATGCGGTCTTGACAAAGATCGAAGGCTTTACCGATCGTGTTATTTCAGGTGACTGGAAAGGCTATACAGGCAAAGCGATTACTGATGTTGTAAACATTGGTATCGGCGGTTCGGACCTTGGCCCTTATATGGTAACGGAAGCGTTAACACCTTATAAAAACCATTTAAACATGCACTTCGTTTCGAATGTTGATGGTACTCATATCGTAGAAACATTGAAAAAAGTGAATCCTGAGACAACATTGTTCTTGGTTGCATCGAAAACATTTACTACTCAAGAAACGATGACAAACGCGCACTCAGCACGTACTTGGTTCCTTGACACCGCAGGTGACGAAGCCCACGTAGCGAAACATTTCGCAGCGCTTTCTACAAATGGAAAAGCAGTCGCAGAGTTCGGAATTGATACTGAAAACATGTTTGAATTTTGGGATTGGGTTGGTGGTCGTTACTCACTTTGGTCAGCCATTGGTATGTCGATTGCACTTTGTGTCGGTTATGATAATTATATTGAGCTGTTGGCAGGCGCTCACGATATGGATAATCATTTTTCTGACACTGCATTTGAGAAAAACGTACCCGTTATTCTTGCTTTGATCGGCCTTTGGTACAATAATTTTCATGGTGCAGAATCAGAAGCAATCTTACCTTATGATCAATATATGCATCGCTTTGCGGCCTATTTTCAACAAGGTAACATGGAGTCTAATGGTAAATACACGGATCGCAATGGCGAAGCTGTTGATTACCAAACAGGCCCAATTATTTGGGGTGAGCCTGGTACAAATGGACAGCATGCGTTTTATCAGTTAATTCATCAAGGCACTAAATTGATTCCTTGTGATTTCATTGCGCCTGCAATCAGCCACAATCCAGCCGGTGATCACCATCAGAAGTTGATGTCTAATTTCTTTGCTCAAACGGAAGCGCTTGCTTTCGGTAAGAGTAAAGGACAAGTAGAAGCTGAATTTATTGCAGCAGGTAAAACAGCTGAAGAAGTCAAAGACCTTGTACCATTTAAAGTGTTTGAAGGTAATAGACCAACCAACTCTATCTTGGTCAAGCAAATTACTCCCCGTACATTAGGCAACTTGCTTGCCATGTATGAGCATAAAATCTTTGTGCAGGGTGTTATTTGGAATATCTTCTCATTTGACCAATGGGGCGTCGAGCTTGGTAAACAGTTAGCAAGCCAAATTCTGCCTGAACTAGCCGATGAATCACCAATCGATTCACATGATAGTTCAACAAATGGTCTAATTAACGCATTTAAAACGTACAAAGCTTAA
- a CDS encoding secondary thiamine-phosphate synthase enzyme YjbQ: MWQQATIHLPPKSRGFHLISDEIQQNVQEISTISIGLLHLFIQHTSASLTLNENADPTVRSDMESHFNKFVPERASYYQHIYEGDDDMPAHIKASLLGASITIPISNGNLALGTWQGIYLGEHRENGGSRTIIATISGE; the protein is encoded by the coding sequence ATGTGGCAACAAGCGACGATTCACTTACCGCCTAAAAGCAGGGGTTTTCATCTCATTTCAGATGAAATCCAGCAAAACGTTCAAGAAATTTCGACCATATCAATAGGCCTTCTTCATCTGTTTATTCAACATACCTCCGCAAGTTTGACACTTAATGAAAATGCAGACCCAACGGTACGATCCGATATGGAAAGCCACTTTAATAAATTTGTGCCAGAAAGAGCGAGTTATTATCAACACATATATGAAGGAGATGATGATATGCCTGCACACATAAAAGCATCACTACTTGGTGCCAGTATTACCATCCCTATCAGTAATGGAAACTTGGCTCTGGGTACTTGGCAAGGTATCTATTTAGGAGAACACAGAGAGAATGGCGGTTCAAGAACCATCATCGCGACAATTTCTGGAGAATAA
- a CDS encoding BamA/TamA family outer membrane protein, translating to MKALILLVSLISSFILLVCSTPAYSNGWPNWVPDSAVVPFFFTSDSMGNTVGVAGVATGILQPQMSLLVMGLYSDKDTYVTYGALANYQAPGNWLLGVELYNGKFVDYDYYLGDQGNNNSSSVDVTETTGIEEKYRFSFRYILPWGEGKNLGVAAGYTPNREVKGSNAFTSGVSSFEIQPFFASRELSTNDQSAEETWGVKLEFDWNNQNDNRNPTEGSRTQIEVTYSPEYKNDSQWAIVALHNSQYWDIGPLNDFFNKQVLAFSVYTADTPTWNNCSNNQCQRPPEYESVKLGGLFRLRSFTAGRFHGRSAISYTAEYRVMPEWQPLGSWPVFSLYNVPWWQWVAFTDIGRVADEYDLKTLHEDMKWSAGGAIRFQVEGIVVRTEVAWGSEDNIFRVMVNQPF from the coding sequence ATGAAAGCTTTAATCCTCCTTGTTAGCCTCATTTCATCTTTTATTTTATTGGTATGCAGTACACCAGCATACAGTAATGGCTGGCCAAATTGGGTTCCAGATTCTGCTGTTGTTCCCTTCTTTTTCACCTCAGACTCCATGGGTAATACGGTTGGTGTTGCTGGTGTAGCGACGGGTATTCTACAACCCCAGATGAGTCTATTGGTCATGGGGCTCTATTCTGACAAAGATACTTATGTAACTTACGGGGCACTTGCTAATTATCAGGCACCTGGAAACTGGTTATTAGGCGTTGAATTGTATAATGGTAAATTTGTAGATTACGATTATTACCTTGGAGATCAAGGCAACAATAACTCCTCGTCAGTGGATGTAACAGAGACAACAGGTATTGAAGAAAAGTATCGTTTTTCTTTTCGATATATTTTGCCGTGGGGAGAAGGTAAAAACCTTGGTGTAGCAGCGGGTTATACGCCTAATCGAGAGGTCAAAGGATCGAACGCATTTACAAGTGGTGTTAGCTCATTTGAAATCCAACCTTTTTTTGCCTCTAGAGAGTTAAGTACAAACGATCAAAGCGCCGAAGAAACGTGGGGAGTTAAATTAGAATTTGATTGGAATAATCAGAACGACAATAGGAACCCAACAGAGGGGTCTAGAACGCAAATCGAAGTAACCTATTCTCCAGAATACAAAAATGATAGCCAGTGGGCGATAGTGGCCTTACATAATAGCCAGTACTGGGATATCGGCCCCCTAAACGATTTTTTCAATAAGCAAGTTCTGGCATTCAGTGTTTATACGGCAGATACCCCCACATGGAATAATTGTTCAAACAATCAATGCCAACGCCCTCCTGAATATGAAAGTGTAAAGCTTGGTGGATTATTTCGATTGCGAAGTTTTACTGCCGGGCGTTTTCACGGCCGATCTGCTATCAGTTACACCGCGGAATATAGAGTGATGCCTGAATGGCAACCCTTGGGTTCATGGCCAGTATTCAGCCTATATAATGTGCCATGGTGGCAATGGGTCGCGTTTACGGATATAGGACGAGTAGCAGATGAATATGACTTAAAGACCCTGCATGAAGATATGAAATGGAGCGCCGGTGGTGCGATTCGTTTTCAAGTAGAGGGCATCGTTGTTCGTACTGAGGTTGCATGGGGAAGTGAAGATAATATTTTTCGTGTAATGGTGAATCAACCATTTTAA
- the alr gene encoding alanine racemase yields MSYMKAATAIIDLQALRHNLDIIRQKSPNSKLLAVVKANGYGHGLLKIAQNSDSADAFGVARIEEALQLRAGGIVKPILLLEGFYSSLDLPILTTNNIQTAVHSIEQLEALEQATLETPVKVWVKLDSGMHRLGVRPEHFSDFVDRINRCDNIAKPIRFMSHFACADEQQSSVTLEQTKLFLELTEPYEGERSIAASAGILVWPESRLEWNRSGIIMYGVSPFSDDDATDYHCKPVMTLKSCLIAVRDVKAGESVGYGAIWTSKRDTKIGVVAIGYGDGYPRTAPYGTPVWVNGRIAPIAGRVSMDMLTVDLGPEAVDRVGDEVILWGAPLPVENVAKHIGTIAYELVTKLTPRVEMQYLTERNE; encoded by the coding sequence ATGAGCTATATGAAAGCAGCCACTGCCATTATTGATTTACAAGCACTTAGACACAACCTAGATATTATTCGTCAAAAATCGCCTAACAGTAAGTTATTGGCTGTAGTTAAGGCTAATGGCTATGGTCATGGCTTATTGAAAATCGCTCAAAACTCAGACAGCGCGGACGCGTTCGGTGTCGCCCGCATAGAAGAAGCTCTGCAATTAAGGGCGGGAGGGATAGTAAAACCTATCCTGCTTTTAGAGGGGTTCTACTCCTCTCTTGATTTGCCTATTTTGACGACGAATAATATTCAGACCGCGGTTCATAGTATTGAACAACTTGAGGCTTTAGAGCAGGCAACACTCGAAACGCCAGTCAAAGTATGGGTTAAGCTTGATAGTGGTATGCACCGACTTGGTGTTAGACCAGAGCATTTTTCTGACTTTGTTGATCGAATTAATCGTTGCGATAATATTGCCAAGCCGATTCGTTTTATGAGCCATTTTGCCTGCGCTGATGAACAACAAAGCTCAGTCACGTTAGAGCAAACTAAATTATTTCTAGAATTAACCGAACCGTATGAAGGTGAACGCTCGATCGCGGCGTCAGCGGGTATTCTTGTGTGGCCTGAAAGTCGCTTAGAATGGAACCGCTCCGGGATTATTATGTATGGCGTGTCACCGTTCTCAGACGATGACGCGACAGATTACCACTGCAAGCCTGTTATGACCCTTAAATCATGCTTAATTGCTGTACGAGACGTCAAGGCAGGTGAAAGCGTGGGCTACGGTGCTATCTGGACCAGCAAACGTGATACTAAGATCGGGGTTGTCGCAATCGGATACGGTGATGGTTACCCCAGAACGGCTCCGTATGGAACACCCGTTTGGGTTAACGGTAGAATAGCGCCTATTGCGGGACGAGTATCAATGGATATGCTTACTGTCGATCTTGGGCCAGAAGCAGTAGATCGTGTAGGCGATGAGGTTATTCTATGGGGAGCGCCACTGCCAGTGGAAAACGTCGCGAAACATATTGGTACTATCGCCTATGAACTGGTTACTAAGTTAACCCCTCGAGTTGAGATGCAATATCTCACTGAGCGAAATGAATGA
- a CDS encoding replicative DNA helicase: protein MVEIRNKNIADTQVDAIKVPPHSLEAEQSVIGGLLLDNERWDTVSERVVAKDFYSRPHRHIFEGVKAILEDSNPLDLITLSEFLEQREQLEEVGGFAYLADLAKNTPSAANINAYADIVAERALVRNLIGVANEIADAGYDPQGRTSEDLLDLAESKVFAIAEERTGENEGPQSVDSILEKTLERIEILYKSPQDGVTGLNTGFADLNKKTAGLQGSDLIIVAARPSMGKTTFAMNLCENAAMSQDKPVLIFSLEMPAEQLMMRMLASLSRVDQTKIRTGQLDDEDWARISSSMGILMEKKNMLIDDSSGLTPTELRSRARRVAREHGGLSMIMIDYLQLMRVPSISENRTLEIAEISRSLKALAKELNVPVVALSQLNRSLEQRADKRPVNSDLRESGSIEQDADLIMFIYRDEVYHPDSTMKGIAEIILGKQRNGPIGSVRLTFQGQYSRFDNYAGPAFDDE, encoded by the coding sequence ATGGTCGAAATCCGAAACAAAAATATTGCCGACACCCAAGTAGACGCAATTAAGGTTCCACCTCATTCTCTGGAAGCTGAGCAGTCAGTGATAGGGGGATTGCTTCTGGATAATGAACGTTGGGATACTGTCTCAGAAAGAGTGGTAGCAAAAGATTTTTATAGTCGACCGCATCGTCATATTTTTGAAGGTGTTAAAGCGATATTAGAAGATAGCAACCCATTAGATCTTATTACGCTATCTGAGTTCCTAGAGCAAAGAGAACAGCTTGAAGAGGTTGGCGGTTTTGCTTACCTAGCGGATCTTGCCAAAAATACGCCAAGTGCAGCGAACATTAATGCTTATGCAGATATCGTTGCCGAGAGAGCATTAGTTCGTAACCTTATTGGTGTTGCGAATGAAATTGCGGATGCGGGCTATGATCCTCAAGGTAGAACATCTGAAGATTTGCTCGACCTTGCAGAAAGTAAAGTATTTGCCATTGCCGAAGAAAGAACAGGTGAAAATGAAGGTCCTCAAAGTGTGGATTCCATCTTGGAAAAAACGCTTGAACGTATTGAGATACTTTACAAGTCACCTCAAGATGGTGTTACTGGGTTAAATACGGGTTTTGCTGACCTCAATAAAAAGACAGCTGGCTTACAAGGTTCCGACTTAATCATCGTTGCAGCTCGTCCGTCTATGGGGAAAACGACGTTTGCAATGAACCTGTGTGAAAACGCAGCAATGTCTCAAGATAAACCAGTACTTATATTCTCATTAGAGATGCCTGCAGAACAGCTAATGATGCGTATGCTTGCTTCACTTTCTCGAGTTGATCAAACCAAGATTCGCACGGGTCAGTTAGATGATGAAGACTGGGCTCGTATTTCTTCTTCCATGGGCATTCTAATGGAGAAGAAAAATATGTTGATTGACGATAGTTCAGGTCTAACACCGACCGAACTTCGTTCGCGTGCAAGACGAGTGGCACGTGAACATGGAGGCTTAAGCATGATAATGATAGATTACCTTCAATTAATGCGTGTCCCTTCTATTAGCGAGAATCGTACGTTAGAAATTGCAGAAATTTCACGCTCGCTTAAAGCCTTGGCTAAAGAACTGAATGTCCCGGTTGTTGCGCTTTCGCAGTTAAACCGTTCCCTAGAGCAACGTGCCGATAAACGACCAGTAAACTCCGATTTACGTGAATCGGGTTCCATCGAGCAGGATGCCGACTTGATTATGTTTATCTATAGGGATGAGGTCTACCATCCAGATAGTACGATGAAAGGTATTGCTGAGATTATTCTTGGTAAGCAACGTAACGGACCAATCGGCTCTGTTCGACTTACCTTTCAAGGTCAATATTCTCGATTTGATAACTATGCAGGCCCTGCATTTGACGACGAATAA
- a CDS encoding DUF481 domain-containing protein: protein MFFSTSTLAEDSLDDNHESSPLKSEIEFGYQSHTGNTDSQALNSRVDAEYTSGRHRHSGEFKLHKLDKNGEEDKFQLTFEAQSDYKLGTGIYLYGGFKGIDSRHSAYYKDYTLSGGLGYQVANSKDLLVEIELGPGYRYQEPNLDELDDDDIIFPNIVQEPIFRGQFSSNWQIIDSFSLSAKITLTTGESNSKVDTELSAINNITDDIALKIVHEKQSHSKVPNGLSDTESSLSVNLLFIF, encoded by the coding sequence CTGTTTTTCAGCACATCAACGTTGGCAGAAGATAGCCTTGATGACAACCACGAAAGCTCGCCATTAAAATCAGAGATTGAATTTGGTTATCAGTCCCATACAGGGAATACTGATTCCCAAGCATTGAATTCACGTGTGGATGCAGAATACACCTCTGGCCGTCACCGACATTCTGGCGAGTTTAAACTGCATAAACTAGACAAAAATGGAGAAGAGGATAAATTTCAACTGACATTTGAAGCACAAAGTGACTACAAATTAGGCACAGGCATTTATCTGTATGGCGGGTTCAAAGGCATTGACTCTAGGCACAGCGCCTATTACAAAGATTACACCTTATCGGGAGGCCTCGGTTATCAGGTCGCAAACTCAAAAGATTTATTGGTTGAAATAGAGCTTGGGCCGGGTTACCGATATCAGGAACCGAATCTAGATGAGCTCGACGATGATGACATAATCTTCCCAAATATTGTCCAAGAACCTATTTTTAGAGGGCAATTCAGCTCCAACTGGCAAATAATCGATAGCTTTTCCCTTTCAGCTAAGATCACATTAACGACGGGGGAAAGTAACTCTAAAGTGGATACGGAGTTGAGTGCGATCAACAATATTACTGATGATATTGCTTTAAAAATCGTTCATGAAAAGCAATCCCATAGCAAAGTACCTAATGGTTTAAGCGATACAGAGTCCAGCTTATCGGTAAACTTATTATTTATTTTCTAA